tttttggacagcaAGCGGCCGAGGCAGGCTTCCCACCGCAGCAAGGGCAACGCTGTTGCAGGAGAGCGAACACCCCGCTGCCCGGGGCGCGGTAGCAGGGCCAGAGCACCGGCAGGAGGCCTGAGACGAAGCCCGCCGCGCCCAACGGCCCTCCGCAGCCCGGCGCGCGTAGGGCCCGCCCCGCTTCCCTCACGTCCCTTCTCCCGGCCGCGCGCTCGACGTCCCGCGGCCGCTCCGATTGGCCGCTTCTTTTACCGCGTGACGCCGCGGCGGGTGGCGATTGGCCGCGGCTCTGCGAAGGCCTGGAGGCGGGAGCGCtcggctgcggggcggggggaataGTCGTGCCGTTGCCGTGGTGACCGGGCGGCCGTGCCCGGAAATGGGAGGGCGCCGGGAAGCGCCCAGGGAGCGCCGGCAGCCGGCAGGTACgtgcacgcgcgcgcgcgcggacGCACGCGCCCCCGCCCCCCTTCAGCACCCCCCACTCCCTCGAGGCGGCCGCCGGCCGCCGAGGCGATCGCCCTCTTAAAGGGCCCGCAGCGGCCGCCCCTCGGTGCGTGTTGCTGGCGCTGGGGAGGGCCGCGGTGCGGCCTGCGCGGGAGGGATggccggccgggcccggcggcggcggggacgtcgGCGGTgagggggccgggggtccccgcgggcGGCCGCCGGCGAGTGACGGCGCCTTGTGGTTCCCCCGGCAGGAGCGGGCCCGGGATGGCggccgggggcccggcggggggggcgcACAGCGTCTGCATGGTGTCGGACTTCTTCTACCCCAACATGGGGGGCGTGGAGAGCCACGTGTACCAGCTGTCGCAGTGCCTCATCGAGCGGGGCCACAAGGTCCTGGTGGTCACCCACGCCTATGGCCGCCGGAAGGGCGTCCGCTACCTCACCAACGGGCTGAAAGTCTACTACTTGCCCCTGAAGGTCATGTACAACCAGTCCACGGCGACGACGCTCTTCCACAGCCTGCCCCTGCTCAGGTACATATTTGTGCGGGAGAGGGTCACAGTCGTCCACGCCCACAGCTCCTTCTCCGCCATGGCCCACGATGCCCTCTTCCATGCCAAGACCATGGGGCTGCGGACGGTGTTCACGGACCACTCCCTCTTTGGGTTTGCGGATGTCAGCTCGGTGCTTACCAACAAACTTCTGACGGTGTCCCTGTGCGACACGAACCACATCATCTGTGTCTCCTACACGAGTAAGGAAAACACAGTGCTGCGAGCAGCTTTGGACCCTCGGATAGTCTCTGTCATCCCCAATGCTGTCGATCCCACCGACTTCACTCCAGACCCGTCGAGGAGGGACGACAGTACAATAACAATTGTTGTTGTCAGCAGACTTGTTTACAGAAAAGGTAATGGGGGCTAAAATGTAagtttgttttggttatttttttctttaggttaTGGTAAGAAAGGCCTTGGTTAGGTACCACCTGCGCTGTATCTGTGGTATGGATTGGATTTTAAACGGGAGTTGCATGGTGATGGTTCTGAGCTTTTGTGCCTGTGCGTTCACGAGGAAGAAATGTATGTTTCAGTTTGCTCGTGTTGGGTTCAAAGGTGTATTTCTTTTGTAATATTGAAGACAGTGAAAATTGAAATTTGTAAAATGGAAGGTTTGCCTTATATTGGGGATATGATTTAGGCCCTAATCTATATATTCTGTTAGAAatgttttaactgttttttatttaatcaagCAACAGCAtcttaagtgatttttttcctatttgtctcCTAATAGATCACAAGTTGTCTCTTTTCAGAATTTTGTGTTCAGCGGTGTAACTGTCttcaagagacttttttttttttcttcacttgaatAGAGTTATAGCAGTAGGCTACATCATGGTAAGTTCTAAAATCAAATACAATAACAGCTTGCTCTAAATTTTGTACTCTTAGGTATAGATTTGCTTAGTGGTATAATTCCTGAACTCTGTCAGAAATATCCGGAGTTACATTTCTTAGTTGGAGGAGAAGGACCAAAACGAATCGTACTGGAAGAAGTCCGGGAAAGATACCAGCTACATGACAGGTTTGTTCTGTGCATGTCTATGACGCTTCAATGTACTTTAGGGGTGGGGAAGACAAGAGCAACACCCTTTCTGCATGCCCCGCTCCCCTAAAAAACCTCAATCACCAAAAAATCGAGGCTGATGAGAACTATTGAAGGCAAGGCAGATAGACCCAACATTAACTGAACACTTACAGAGTTGGACTATGATTCTGCAAGTTAATTCATAGAAATAGACCCTGTATGAACCTTCACTCGAGTCAGAGAAAAGCTGACTTAGGCATAAATTTATCATATTCTTCTTTGAAACTGTGATGTTTGGATCACATATTACCATATGGCATAAGGTGTTAGCTAGTTTGTGTCACTGCTGCTTGTGAGGATCTGCtagtaatttgttttattttttcagtatgaaaCTCTTCAGAGTAGTGCTTATCTAATATGTGTTCTCTTGTGGTATTACAAACATGTTCCTTTGGTGCTACTGTGTTACCAAAATGTTTCTGTGATGCATATGCATTTGTGTatttctttggggttttcttgttgTTCAAAGACAGTTTTATGTGGCAAGGACAAGGTTCctaattttccatttccttttctctgttttttgttgCCCATTCTGTACTTCGGTCAGTGATTCCTCCGGACGGACAATAAAATTGTTTGTTAGTATCATTCTTATTTTGCCCTTTTCTGTTTCCCAGTATCTCTTCAAAATAATAGGTCCTAATCATTGTATCCTAATTACTCCCCCCCACCAGACTTTGAGATTGATCAGACCTCACATTGAAAATTCAGATAATACATCTAAACAAAGAAAGGATTACAAATCTTTGTTATTAACTGCATGAAGCCATGTTCTCTTACAGAACGAGAAAGCTCAGTAGCAATGTTTTGAAGGCAGTTGCCATTAAAACAAACAGAGCAACTTCTCCCCCCAACTTTATTTTCATAAGTTTCTTTTAGTGTGAAAATAAGAAGCAGtctcttctattttttcattGCTGGAAAAATTTAGAGAAAACGGAACAAATGTTTCTGCGTTCCTTCTCTCGCTGTATAAGTGTGAACCATTGGTACATTTTCCAGAATATGTGTAACATTATACATCATTATTACAGTCCAAATCTAgtgtttatctgatttttttttttttttttttcccatatatgCAGGGTACGTCTCCTAGGAGCTTTGGAACACCAGGATGTTAGAAATGTTCTAGTCCAGGGGCACATTTTTCTCAACACTTCCCTCACTGAGGCCTTTTGTATGGCAATTGTGGAAGCAGCAAGCTGTGgtttacaggtaaaaaaaaaaaaaaaaaaaattgcaactatCTAGAACACATGTATCCAATGTAAACAAAGTTCATGATTAAATAATATGTGCTTGTAGCATTTGATTTCATCTGAGGCCCTGTCTTTACGAAGGTGAGCAAATATTACCCCCATTTACAGATCACCTGGAAGCTGAGACAGAAGGGTTAACCAAAACTGCTTAAGCTCCCAGAAGAAACTTGTGCAGAACTGGGAATAACATGTAGATCTGCTAACTCTCAGTTCTCTGAACTAACCAGGCTGTCTCTCCAAAATTCTATTTTGTATGTACTCTTTTACAGAGTTTTGGGGTAGTTGATGTTCATGAAGGTTTACTTTGACAATACTTTAAGAGGAGTTGCAGAAAATGGCCCATGAGCATGGGTGACTTTGGTCAATCAGGCATATTGAATTACCAGACTAAACCGTTGTACTAGGACTGTTTTCCTCCTGCACCAAGACCTGACATTCGTTTTCTTATATTAACTGAGGATGTATTTGCCTTACCAGGTGGGGATTCCAGATAAGAgttggagagagaaaaagcagtaaaagccCTTTCTAGCTACCTTACCACTCAGAttgacaactgaaaaaaaaaagttaaatgaacaGCCATAAAGAACTTAGGTTCTcacattaaaatataaagaaatttttttaaaatgcagactgaTAAGAGTATCTAATATAGAAGAAGTATACAAGAAAATGCgagggactcttttttttttttcttccaccccctccccccccaccccccgctccaATATCTTGACAGTAGGTACTACCTAGTTGTGGTAATTATTCCCCTGTCATCTGTTTTCCTCTCTAGAGGTTGGGAAgttctgcagttttcttattGTTGCCTGCTGTTTAGAGATGATTGCACAACGTGAGTCTTAGTAGTTTctgatttccctttaaaaataacaattcagATTAAAATTCCTGAACTTCTAAAGAAATTCTTGTAAATGTTCAGTAGCCCAGAAAGGATCAACTGAAGGCGGATGTGGTAAAACTGTCTTCTCCAAGTAGAGGTAACAGTTTTCATGAGGGACTATGGAGAGAAAGTCCAAAATCTGCTTACACAGATTTATTTGTGTACTGTGACGAACACCTTTAGGAAAGATGTTTCATAAACCACTCATTAGACCAAGTCTTCTGTCTTACCATGCTACTGAAGAATCATTCTGAACATCGTTAAAGGTAATCTGCTATGCTAGGGCCTAGACTTCTAGTTTGCATACAGGTGAAACTCCCAAAGCATGATATCGGTCTTCACCTTCATGGCAACCactgactgtatttttttttccctattcgaCTTAAGTGCTGCATCTAAACAGTATAATAGCAGTGTCATCACTCTATTTTATTGTTATGCAGCATATGTgctctttgttctgtttctttcaaaggtggtgaGTACAAGAGTTGGTGGGATTCCTGAGGTGCTTCCggaaaatctcattattttatgTGAACCCTCTGTGAAATCTTTGTGTGATGGATTAGAAAAAGCTATTGCCCAGCTCAGATCAGGAACACTACCATCTCCAGAAACTGTTCATAATAAAGTAAAGACATTTTATACGTGGAGGAATGTAGCAGAGAGAACTGAGAAAGTATGTATAATCACTTCTTTTAAATTCTCTTAAAGTACATTTCTGAAACAGCTACTTCTTTGAAACATTACTATGTACATTCTCTGTGTAATctttcagtgtaatttttcagTATATTTCCTGTCAAACACACATGGTTTAAAAAGgttcagaaaatgctttttttttccctccccaaataCATCCCTAGATaggtggtttttttgtatttgcatttttttctgtgccGTAACAGCTGATAAATATTCTGAAGAACAGCCTATATCTTCAGTTACATTTCTACTTGTACCCGTCCTCACATTAAGTAACTCTTCTAGCATAACTGGAAAACATGCTGTATAGGATGCgtgaaaaggaaaagacagaattCATGATGAAGTTTTGTCTGCCACGTGCTAACAAGTGGTTTAAAATTATGAGAGGTGGTTTAATGGCGGTAGGCTGAACATAGCTGAAATTACATACGGTATGGATGTAACGAAAATAAATTATCACACTTTTGAAATCATATTTCAGAATTAGAACTGCGCTTCAGCGTCAAAACTCTGCCGTTAGTGAAGAATGTTAACTGCAATAATGTTATAAACGCCTGTGGAGATCTGTCACTTCTGACTTCAGCCCCTATGTTTTAGGCAAGAGTAGCTGAATCACATGCCTCTTAATTACATTGTAGTGTACTCAGATATGTATCTCTTACAAGTCTCCTTGAAGTATCATGTATAACCAGTTTATCATTTTCAAGTACTGTCAGTACAATTAATCTTATGATTTTGTAACTGCAAGCAGCATTTCAATTGCAAAGTTTTTATAGAAGTTAGTCTAGATTTCAGTTTcctttatagcaaaaaaaaacccaaaaaaacccaaaaaaaacaaccacagaaCACAACTCTGTGAAGGAAAATGTTAgtatatttggaagaagtatgcatGGAACTTATGTTGTACAAAAGACAGTTGTTTGTTAGCTCATTGTTAAGTTACCCGTAGGATGAAGTCTGTAATGTTCTCAAGGAAAAAGCTCCGTATCCTTTAAGCCTTTTTTGAGTTGTGTGTAGTGGGTATTTATGTTTCTGTTCTATGAAACACAggactatatatatttttttttttttttttagtggttgtGGTTAATATGTATATTAAGTCTCCAGTAGcatgtatttgcttttcatattCATTGAATTTTAAGAATTTTACTAAGAATTACTAgcgtttctttaaataaaaatcagtatccTATTATGATTTGCTTGATTGTTCAAATACGGAGATTTGTAAGATTGCCAACCCATTTATGAGTTCATCCATCTTTGTGTTGAAAATCTAGTAATTGCATGTTCAGACTCTTTTCCTATGACTGGTGTGAATATGAGATTAGAACCcattcaattaattaaaaaacccaaccctctctATATAATATTACATGAGAGACAAATTATGCAGCCTTCCTATTTAATGAAATGCTCTTGAGGTCTGTCAAAAAAAtagaacatttcttttcctttttctctttaaataaacaaatgaaatttcTAGAACAGTACTCATAAATCAACATTTAAAATCTGCAAAGTTTTTTTTGCGGTAATATTTGTCCCAGCTAGTAGTTAGGAGTAGATAAGTTATTTTGCACACTGACAACAAAGTACTGCCTAATTTTTGAGGTAGAAGCAACATCATTTTAAGATCTTACTTTCTGTCTCTTCTCCGTTTAGGTGTATGACAGGGTTGCAGATGAAGTGGTTTTACCAATGGATGAGCGACTTAACAGACTGATGTCTCACTGTGGCCCAGTGACTGGgtatatttttgctctttttgctgTTCTGAACTTCCTTTTCTTGGCGTTTCTGAGGTGGATGACTCCAGATTCCGTTATTGATGTTGCAATAGATGCCACAGGACCTAAAGGTGCATGGACTAAACAgtattttttagggaaaaaaggaagagttaaagaagaacTTCCAAGGTCCTAAAATGCTCAAATGGAGAGGAAAGAACGCATCAGTCACTAAAGGTTTTACTGCTCACTGATAGAGACTTTACTCTTaaaattcttcagtttctttctgaAGTTCTTGGAAAGAAACTTGGCTAAATGTGCTACCTCAATTTAGGATTATGTTTTAATTTAGCTTTGGATTCAAGCAGATTTATGGACATCTCTTTTGCACTTAAAGCTGGGAGGAGAACATGGGTTTTTATGTGTCAAAAGCCTTCAAGACAAAAATACAAGAGTTTTCTCAACAACTTGAATATTACAGAAAGTGACTGTAAACTTTAGTGGTATTtgggaaagcaaaacacaaaaattatTAGCTTACAGTAGTCCCTGCTAATTCCTGatatttactgtgatttttattctgagacctatggaaaaatatttaattaaaaacccaacaaaacacagcttttctttcctaAGATGAAAATGGCACCTGAAATTAGTCACGAAGTCCATTACCACGGAAATTTCAGAGACTTAGTTCTAGCAGTTGTGTCCCAGTGACAGTGTTTTGCCTGCATAGCGTTACTATTTTGAAGTTCTTCCCTAGTCAAAATTGGATCATCCTGTTGCTAAATCAAAACTCCATAATGAATTTTTGgtattttcagaggtgctgaattTGTCCTCTTCACTTACATGTGTGAAAGTGATGTAAAGCTTATggcattttttaaagtacataGGTGAAGAAATTATATTATTTAGAGATAATACAGCCTTCAGAAACAGCTCAGGCCTGAAAACTCCTCCAGCAGACTATGCCAAAGTGTGAAGTAACACATGTGTGTGCGCGAGAAGAGAGAAATCTGTGAAGGGCTTAACAAGCACCATCgtgctcgctctctctctctctcccctcctacctcctccttttttttttttttttttccttcccgtttttcctttttccttccccttagtTATGACCAAAATGGCATTTCAGTCCATCTTCAGGAGGGACAGTGGTTAGTGCGCGTGATTTCATCTAGACCACATCAGAGACACTGTCAGGCAGGTTCTGCAAGTGAAGTCTTGGGAAGGTATCCCTTAAATGGAAATAACCAATAGTTATGCTTTtcatggagaggggaaaaaaaaaaaaagaaaggggaaaaaaaaccccccaaaaccgaAGTGGTTCCTTGCATCTGTTAGCAGTCCTAAGTAATCTATACCTGGGACAACAGGTGGCACAACTTACAAATATGTGCGAGGCATTTATCTCATTTATGTCAACCACCTCTAAAACTGCCCCCTGCCTAATGCACTGggttaatttctttttcaggcatCACTGAAgactaaaatcttatgattttaTGACTCTGAGTATTATGTAGTGTTGGACACTGTATTAATATTAAAACTGTGCAATATGCAAATACTGTTTCCAAACCCTTGAAGGGCAGTATTTAAAACACAACTTCTCTCAGTGTCGTCTTGTTTGTGTAGGGATGTAGTTACCCTAACATCTGccattttataatttcattgaACATATTTTCATGAAACAAGAAAAGTAATGTGAAATAAACGCCATATACAAAGTCTATTTTCCTTTAGCCTTTGATATGTAGCATACAATATGCATTgtattaaaatttgaattttacaAACTCTACATTAAAAGTGGAGGTCAGCTAAAATGATGCCACACGGGTTATGGATAAATGGGTGGAATTAAggtaatattttacttttcaaagttactttttttttttaataacattcaaGTTtgtaacaactttttaaaaatactgattatCATTCCAGggaaatttttaatatatatatatttttttaataatattttgttgggtctggtttatttctttttggtttcctGCAACATCTacaaacagaaatcaaatttTCAACAGAATTGTGAGAATCTATTCAAAATACTTCTCACTTTTCTTTTGTGGAATGTTGTGTACTTATGAATAACATAATAAAACCTTATTATAGTCTTGTTTACAAGACAAATTTACAGTTTATCTAAAAGTTTATTTACCTTTCCATAAAGAAtggatatttttttattaatatgtgGGAACATACAATTAGAAAGTACAGAAATATACGCCATATTGCTGCTTCACATCACTGGTGGTCGGACTTCTTATGAGAAAGATGATGATTAAAAAACATTCTGCACAAGCTGCCACAAAAATTTAATCCGTAACTGGTTTACCTACAAATACGCTGTTTCTCAAGTAATGCAACTTGTATTGCACATAACTCTTTGCAGGGCTGATTAACTTACCGGCCTTGTGCAGTGGAGTAAGGGATGATATCACCGAatcattcacagttttaaaaagcatcagtgggtgaaatggaaaagtttaaataaaataatcacagTAATAAAAACCGGAACAGAGATAATGAGTATTTTAGGAATATGTATttagaaatgaataaaataactATTTAAACAATCTAAAATGTTTCAGTTGTGCTTGTAGGTAACATTTGATGGTTGTGAAATACTAAGGAAATGTTACCAAAGAGAGGGTGATACTGAGTTACGTCTTGCACAGAGCAGAGCCTCCtgtgtggaggaggagggagcaccccaaaaccacctATACAGAAGGTCCCCCCCTTTAATAGAAGGGACCATTGATCTGCAATGAAATTCCATCCTACAGGCACAAGGAGAAATTGTTTCCAACACATTATATGCAGACACTATGAATTAAGATATAGACAGCGTGTTGATAATTGAAAATTGTGTGTTAAACCCGAACAAGTATCAAGTAAAGCATGAATGTAAGATTCATCTTTCAAATTGTGTTTTAGGGGATGTGGATAAACCTGTAAGGAGGTAACTACACTATAATGTACTTATTTTTGTGGTCaagtttttctgcatcttttaaaaataaacttatttttccccttttgatatttgtttctctttgctaGTCCTTTTCTTCATATATGCTTAGGTGTATAAACAAGTAATTGTAAAATTGCATCTTTTTGATGCTCCAGTAAAATACAGACTTTACGTAAATAGGTATAAGAACAACCAATCtcaaaagaaaatggttttatacatttttttaaaattaaaaatattgaaatatttttaatgtttgatttGCTATCATTAAACTAGTCTCAGCATATTTGCTGTACATCTTTTATGACAGTAGTAAGTTGACTTCCACAGTTTTTCCTAATTACTTTAGCATTGACATAGTCAGCTAAAAGGCAGATGTTTTTTGCTGAGGGAAGATGCAGTTATACATCTGAATTTACCGTTGTACTGAAATTAtgcatttttcttgtaagctTAACAGGCAGATTGGATTGTTTTCAGATTCTGACTTGCTTCAACACTGGCATAACTCTGGAGGTGATATTTGTGCGGGATTCACTGAACTTTAACCGCACATAAGCTGGTTGTCTAGTACATGCTAGTTCTTTAATCGGGAGGGACTGGTGGCATGCACCTAGAGAAGGAGCCACCCCTGCTAGCACAGGCGTGGGAGGCAGACATGGGGAAATTAATTACCTGCTGGAATTTGCCATCTTCCTGCCCGGGCAGCAAGGGGGTTAGATAACCAGACCTTACGTGGTGCGATGGGTGGCGGAGAGGTGAGATGAATCCCGCATCTGCTTGTGAGAGCAAGGAGTGAGTCACTATACACATCCCTTTTCAAAAGCAGGAGTGTTGTGAGTGTGCTGACCTAAGGATGCAATTGAGACGAGGCTTGTATGGGAAGTAGTATCATTTATTAGATCAAACTGATAAAAAAGAAATAGCTAGACTCTCCGTACGTCTTTGTTCTGATCTCTTCCCTTCAAGATAAAGggtttctgtctcctttttttccccagttgtctTCCTTTGAATATATTTGATACTCAAACTCTCAACTAGATACGTTAGAAATACACTGCTGTAATTCAAAGAATGTCTAGCATAAGAATAGACCAATACCTCTTAATTTCTTTGAGAAGAGGATCCCTCTAATCTTTATTTCCTTGCCAAATTCTTCAGGTCACAACTGACATTTCTCACTGTTGGCTAAAGTTAAGGTGAACCGGAGTGAAAATGAGTTGTCTTCTAAGCTGCACTGCCTATTCTTTTGTGCTTATTCCTTGCATGCTTGTAAATTAAGGATATATAAACATTAGTTTTCCAGTTCTTTGGAGAATCTAGCTGAACTACTTCTATTCATTCACCATCTCATGACAATTTTATTGAAGGATTAATATATTTTCTGGATATTTGATTTGACAATTTAGTAATTACTCTAGCTGAAAGCTAGAGTGATTCATGGAGTAGTTTGGGCATCCTGCAGAAGTTCTCAATAAGGCATGTTTTTCCTACAGAGGGCTGACCCGTTCACTCCAGCCTATCGATGGAGTTGCATAATCCACCTCATTCAACTCACAACAATGCTGCCCAAAACAGCGAGGGAGGAAAGATGAGATTCCTGTTTCTGCGTTGTCATTGCTCTTCCGTTGTGTTATATCTCTTCTCATGCCTACGTTAATGTCGCTCACCTGTCTTTAGTTTCAGAAACAGCAGACGTTTTCGAGTAATCACACCAGATCTTGCTACGGCTTACCTGACTGACCACCTTCACCGGTATTAATACTTCCCACCGTGCTGTTCAGCCGTCTTCccaatgatgattttttttaatccaccaCAGTAATTTTCCTAGTGTTCTTGTACACTAAGAGCAGATTAAGAGATTACTTGAGCTGTTCTCAAATGACTCCATCATCTAACTAAAAGTCTTTAGTGGTCTTATTCTGATGCCAGGAGGGTGATTTTGCTGCTACAGAAACGGAGCTTGTCCTTCTGGAAAAATCACGTTCTTGTGACTCCTTCCAAGTGGTCAGACTTCCTCATGATCAAACACTCCTCCAGACTACCTGGAGAGCTCTTCGGTATTATTGGCATTTCACCTTCCTTTAGGGATAAGAGAATTTCAGTGGAAATCACCTGATCTCcagtttcttgtatttttctgaggGTTGTGGACTTGTACAGTTCTACCTACTCTCTGGCAAGCTGATTGTGAAAGAAGATCAATGGATGTCCTTTGCAACCAAAAGTCTGCTTTCTGGTCCTTCTCTTAAAAGGTGCTGTTCCTTCTTGCTTACGTCCTATTGAGTGCCGGTTTTCTAGATCCTACATGAGAGATTTCTCCATCATTTAGGCTGACCTTTTCTTTGTAATGatcttaactttttttctgtttgttctttttctctgcatcctaTATTCTGTTCTTTACACCTTTTGCTATTCCTCTGGCTTCAGGAGGAGTGTATTCATTAACTCGTATTTTTCAAGGGCTAACTGTTCATCCCTTTTTTGGTCCACCTTtgctaatttctcctttttttccccagttgagcaaacttaactgtttttttctgattccGTAACTGAACTTCTCTTGCCATGTCTTGTCCTGCGGCAAACAGTATTAAAGTGACTAAAAATAGGCAATTTTCCTCTTTTGGATTCATAGGTGTTAGAGTTTCTACAAGTATATTGTATTACTGTGGAAGGAAAGGTATATGTAATATTTATGTAAGGTGTTAATTTATTGGTAAAAATGTAATATCTTGGTTTAATTCAGAATTTTAGAAAAATTGGctcacttgaaaaatgaaaagatagcTTGGGGTGTTTTTTTCAGACTGTCCGCGTGTATTTTATACAGCATTCTGGTGCACCTGGGAGGGCAGAGTGCTGAAGACAGCAAGGTACTGTATTGCTACAATACAGCAGGTGTAttgctacaaaacaaaacaaattgcaTCTAAAATGTCCAGGGAAATAATTTGCTGTAAAATTTCCTTCTGCATATCCACCATCTCCTTGGGATCTGTAAGAGAGGAGAGTCATCCTGCTCTTTCCCTTGACAGGTGTGTAAATTGAAGGGTAAGAGAGCCTGGGCAAGGAGGGgattcaaagaaagaaataaatctccCCCCTGCTGTGCATATAGGAATCAAGAAAAGTTTAAAGGAAAAGGAGATGGGGTACTCTACATAGATTCATTCAATTACATGTAGAAAAAATACTCTATTCTTTGTGGAAGCCATGtgccttcagaaagagaaaagggcGGTTAAAGAAAGGGtgcattttcttcagtttcagaTATTACACCTTTGAATCAGTGATggataatgtaaaaatatttccattctttcAAAATAGTAAGATGCTGTTTGCAAGAAATATTAATGGACATCACTCTTTATCCCTGAGTGATGGAAAATACCAGTATGTTATCATGTGTTTCTGATTACAcactttcagtgta
This genomic interval from Calonectris borealis chromosome 1, bCalBor7.hap1.2, whole genome shotgun sequence contains the following:
- the PIGA gene encoding phosphatidylinositol N-acetylglucosaminyltransferase subunit A — translated: MAAGGPAGGAHSVCMVSDFFYPNMGGVESHVYQLSQCLIERGHKVLVVTHAYGRRKGVRYLTNGLKVYYLPLKVMYNQSTATTLFHSLPLLRYIFVRERVTVVHAHSSFSAMAHDALFHAKTMGLRTVFTDHSLFGFADVSSVLTNKLLTVSLCDTNHIICVSYTSKENTVLRAALDPRIVSVIPNAVDPTDFTPDPSRRDDSTITIVVVSRLVYRKGIDLLSGIIPELCQKYPELHFLVGGEGPKRIVLEEVRERYQLHDRVRLLGALEHQDVRNVLVQGHIFLNTSLTEAFCMAIVEAASCGLQVVSTRVGGIPEVLPENLIILCEPSVKSLCDGLEKAIAQLRSGTLPSPETVHNKVKTFYTWRNVAERTEKVYDRVADEVVLPMDERLNRLMSHCGPVTGYIFALFAVLNFLFLAFLRWMTPDSVIDVAIDATGPKGAWTKQYFLGKKGRVKEELPRS